The Lampris incognitus isolate fLamInc1 chromosome 17, fLamInc1.hap2, whole genome shotgun sequence genome contains a region encoding:
- the LOC130127198 gene encoding glycoprotein gp100-like, which yields SDPTTTPSSTKTPSQSTTNTSTSNTAPPTKTTPVA from the exons tcagatccaactacaacaccTTCTTCAACTAAGACACCATCGCAATCAACCACTaataca tctacttcaaacactgctccaccaactaaaaccacaccagttgca